A window of the Henckelia pumila isolate YLH828 chromosome 3, ASM3356847v2, whole genome shotgun sequence genome harbors these coding sequences:
- the LOC140893119 gene encoding uncharacterized protein, which produces MEIDFLGLNSKYSSYNLMKNDQNSKVNPFTGLGVDVSLSLGSNSTLVDSQTDELPYISSQGYTPTVAMARRATLARFLQKRSHRLTQTRAARLSLNVSEAAANIKSNNKKNGSSFVV; this is translated from the exons ATGGAGATAGATTTTCTTGGCCTCAATTCCAAGTATTCATCGTATAATTTAATGAAGAACGATCAGAATTCAAAGGTGAATCCGTTCACAGGTTTAG GCGTTGATGTATCCTTGTCTCTTGGTAGCAATTCTACATTAGTGGATTCCCAAACTGATGAGCTTCCATACATATCCTCACAAG GTTATACTCCGACAGTGGCTATGGCTAGGAGAGCGACCTTGGCAAGATTTTTGCAGAAGCGATCACACCG ACTGACACAAACAAGAGCAGCACGTCTATCGTTGAACGTGTCTGAAGCTGCAGCTAACATCAAAAGCAACAACAAAAAGAACGGGTCGTCATTTGTAGTCTGA
- the LOC140890398 gene encoding ADP-ribosylation factor-like protein 8c codes for MGLLDSFLNWLRSLFFKQEMELSLVGLQNAGKTSLVNAIATGGYSEDMIPTVGFNMRKVTKGNVTIKLWDLGGQRRFRSMWERYCRGVSAILYVVDAADRDSIPITRSELEDLLKKPSLGGIPLLVLGNKIDKSEALSKQALVDQLGLSSITDREVCCYMISCKESVNIDVVIDWLIKHSRTAK; via the exons ATGGGCTTGTTGGATTCTTTCCTCAACTGGCTCCGGAG CTTGTTCTTCAAACAGGAAATGGAACTTTCGCTTGTAGGTCTCCAAAATGCCGGAAAAACTTCTCTTGTTAATGCCATTGCT ACAGGAGGCTACAGTGAAGACATGATTCCAACT GTTGGATTTAATATGCGTAAAGTTACTAAAGGAAATGTGACCATAAAATTGTGGGACTTGGGGGGACAACGGAGATTTCGTTCCATGTGGGAACGTTACTGCCGTGGTGTCTCAGCTATCCT GTACGTGGTTGATGCTGCAGATCGAGACAGCATCCCTATCACTCGGAGTGAATTAGAGGACCTCTTGAAGAAACCTTCATTAGGCGGGATTCCTTTGCTTGTCCTTGGAAACAAAATTGACAAGTCTGAAGCTCTTTCAAAGCAAGCACTCGTTGATCAGTT GGGTCTGAGTTCGATCACAGATAGGGAAGTTTGCTGCTACATGATCTCTTGCAAGGAGTCAGTGAACATAGACGTCGTGATCGATTGGCTCATAAAACACTCAAGAACAGCAAAATGA